The sequence GGAACAATTATCTGTATATCAAATTTACTTTTTAATCTCTTTTTGTAAAAATCATCTGTCATAGTAAATTTAGTCCCCAACAATCCGACTGTATTCAATCCTTTTTCTCTGATCTTTTGACCAGTTACATCTGCGATATGAAGAATAGGAATATTTATTTTTTCCTGAACTTTCTCTGCAACTTTATGCATCGTGTTGGCACAGATCAGAATAAAATCTGCTCCGGATCTTTCAAGGATTCGAGCAGCTTCGATCAACTTTTCCGAGATCAGATGCCAATTGTTTTTTAGACTATACAATTCTTCAAAATCAAATGAAAAAAGTATGATCTTACCCGAATGTTTTTTTCCTAATCTTCGGTTAATTGTTTGATTGATGATACGATAATATTCTTTTGTCGATTCCCAGCTGGTACCACCGATAAGTCCGATTGTTTTCATAGTTGAACGGAATTCGATTCCGTTAGTTTCACTTTTTTTCACAGATTACAAATCTGTGCTACAATCTCATTCCAAACCAGGGATCTTCATCCAGGACTTTCAGAAAATAGTCTTTATCTTCTTTTTTCCCGATTTCCTGTCCTGCTTCTTTTGCCAGTTTATAATATTTTTCGCTTTCTTCTTTTCTTTCGTTCAAAGCCAATGCTCTTGCATATCCTTCCAGAGCAAATGCTTTGTCAAAATCTCCAATATCATTTTTTTCTGTCAGATCCAGACAAATTTTCGCATGATATAAAGCAGGTTCGGATCTTGATAAAATAATATAAACATGCGAAACCATCCATTCACCTCGCTGCAGGTTTATCTGCTGCCCGATCTTACTCCAATGATAAAGAGAAGAATGAGCAG comes from Candidatus Cloacimonadota bacterium and encodes:
- a CDS encoding aspartate/glutamate racemase family protein, which encodes MKTIGLIGGTSWESTKEYYRIINQTINRRLGKKHSGKIILFSFDFEELYSLKNNWHLISEKLIEAARILERSGADFILICANTMHKVAEKVQEKINIPILHIADVTGQKIREKGLNTVGLLGTKFTMTDDFYKKRLKSKFDIQIIVPDKEEIELIQKVIFEEICVGKLLDSSKQKFLEIIKNLKKKGASGIILGCTEIPLLIQQQDVDIPVFDTLEIHAETAVEFALK